AGGGGTTTGCCTTCTGGGTCGAGGTTGTCGCACCGGGCTTGCCTAGTTCAAAATCCCTTACCAGCGAACTATTGCATAAGAACGGGGGTTTTACCCTGTGCACACCCAAAGGGTAGCGGCTTCAGGTTTTTCttgttaacaaaaaaaaaaggtagtGAGATTTGAAGGTGACTTCGTCTGATGCCGAGGTACTAGTTAATTCAAATCCAGCTTTTTAACTTACCTCGTTGCATGCTTGTTAACCTCTTTGACAACTTTCCTAAAGAAAATCACTGCAAGGtccatggacttgtcatggACTGAGTTGAGGTAATCAGGCATGGTGATAGAATTGTCATGTGTGCCATATCTGCCAACAAAGCTTTCAGTTTGTCAAAAATCCTACTTTTTACCAGGCAACTTTTCTCATTAAACATTACACCTGAATACCAAGGAGTAACTAGTGAACCCCACATAGTCCACATGTAAATAGAGATTTCCCAACTCTCATGTAAAGTTCATACTGAGTCAGAAATCGGTCAACTGTGGGGAAGGGCATAAATTCTGTAAAATGCTTAAACTGACAGAGATAACTGAGTTATGCGCTGCATAATCTAGTTCATGTTCGTGCAAAAGCATAAGCACCACTGCAACTATGTCACTTTTCTATAGCTACTAACAAACCAATTCATAAAGTGCTCAAAAAACACAGAAATCAGTTAATGAATTCCAAAGTCAAACCATGACTGATACAGAGGAAGTGCAGAACTTCAAAGGTACTTCTTAGCACAGACTCAAATGAGTTGCTGCATGCTTGACATTACCGAAGTGAAAAAAGtaatatacataaaagttatatgAGATCTCTGATAAAACATCGAAGgtatatgaaaaaaaagaaagaagatataCGACATTATAAAGGAAATATAGTAAACTCAAGGCAAGCACAAAAAATGCAGAAACTTCATCAATTTCAGACTTGAAGCTTTCATTTAGCAACATCAAGGTCATGACAATGTACCTCGCACATTCTTTCATGAGAAGGAAAATAAGATCTAGAAGTGAATATATACTCCTAACACTTCAAGAAAATAGAATTTAATGAAATTTCCAGGTAGAAGTAAGGGAATACTTGAGAATGAGTGCATCCTGCATGCTTGTTTCTTCTATAGTATCTAGCTCTAGGATATTCTTCACCATATGTGGAGTTGGACGCCAGCTGATTTATCCTCTCTTTTCAAGAGCCTACTGACTCACCCTGTTAGAAAAGAGTCCAGCCCTTGATCGCTTCTCTTTTTCCATTAttgtcttttatttcttttgttgTCTTTAAAGTTACCCTGGGAATTActtcaaaccaaaaaaataaatgcaCCATGAATTTTAGGTACCAAACAAGAGCACTGATTGAACCTTTTATTAAAGGGAATCTCATAGCActtttctctaaaaaaaaaaaaaggaagaagaaacaTAACCTTGAgaacaatatgaaaaatatcCATTCTGGGTTCATAATAATATGAGAAATGGAAAATTGCAATATTAAGTTCACATAAGGTGACAAATACAACCAAGATCCAACCATTTGAAGTAAAATCCAAAAAAGGATGTTTCTACTGTCTCCTAACCTATAAATCTCTCTAGATTATCAAGTACATAGACTCACCCACTGTAGCAGATTAGTTGTGGTTATTTTCAGCCAGAGTCTCCTCCTTCTTTAGTGTGGCTACCACCTTCTTCAATATGCTTTCAGTCGGTTCATGAGAGTTCTCTACGGCCTTTGCAGTAGCTTGCCATTTTTCACCATGCTTTGGCTCTGCAGCAACACATCTCTTCAGCACATCGCTCCTCTGCTCTTCTGCTCCATGCTGCTGTTCAAATTTGAAATGCAATGCCCAGAAATCACCAATATCTGGTGCAAGGGTCACTGCCCTGTTGAACCAATTTCTTGCTTTGTCTACTTTCCTCTCCTGCCAAAACAGCTTAGCCACAGCAGCAATAACATGAGGATCATGATCACACTTCTTTAAAGCGTCAGAGCTCTTGGTTTTTCTTTGAGGCCGAGGAGCCATCTCAATTGAAGCAGCCCATAGAATGCCACTGTTGGGGCACTCCTGCAATGCTTTAGCCATCAGAACATCAGCTTCCCTTTTGTAGCCATGCCTAGCTTCAGCCCGCACAGCTGCAAGCCATAGCTCAGGGTTTTGAGGATTCCTCTTCCTGGCCATGGTAAGAACTGCTCGAGCTTTGCTTAGCCCATTCATCTTCTCCTCTAGAGAAGCAAGGGATAGCCAAAGGGGTATACAATTGGGGCAATTCTTAATGCCAGATTCAAATGCATCCTTTGCCTTGTTAGAATTACCAAGTCTTTCTTCCAACTGTCCCAACATCAACCAAAGTTTGAAAAATGAGGGGAAGCGCCTCAATGCTTCATCAAGTAATCTCCTCTCCTCATCCACATTTCCAAGCTCTCTCTCCACAATGACAGACTTCATCCAGACCCGTTCCAAGCCTCCCCTTTCACGTGCCTTAGCAAGAAGTTTCCTTGCCCTCTCTGTCTCACGGTTCTCAAACTCTAGCTTGAAAGCAGCAAGCCATATCTCCTCAGAGTCAGGAATTGCCGCAAATGCTTCCTCCAGAATTGCTCGAGCTGCAGGAACATCACCAGCAAGCCACTTCTCCTTGGCACCCATCAACCATAGAACCTCAGCCTTTGGAATATAGGTAACTGCTTTTCGAAGCAGTGCATCAAGCGATTCCCTGGTGCCATGACTTTTCTCGAGCTGTGCAGCTTTAAGCCAGATGCTTTTCTTAGTTCTAAATACAGTAAGAGCATGTGCATAAATGTATTTTGCTGTTTCAATAGAACCCCTTTTCTTGCACTCCTCAGCATCAGCAACCCAGGTCCTCTTCCTATCTTCTTCCTCAACACCAACCCCAACAGTGTTATTTATTATAGCTTGGCAAGTCCCAAGAGAACCGGCTCTTTCACATCCTTCAGCCTCCTTCATCCAAGCCTCCCTGTCAATCTCCAAACCTTCTCTCTGCAAAGCCCTGATTGCCCTTTCAATAATTTTCCCAACTGAGGCAGTATTCCCATCGGCTTCTTCAAGCCTAGCTGCAGTTATCCAGATGGCAGGCTCTTTAGGCAGCTTTTCTCTAGCCTTGTTAAGTACCTTCTTAGCATTTTCATAAGTTTCCAACTTAGCAAGAGCAAGCCACAGCTCCACATGCAATGGACAGCATTCCACAGCCCTCTGAAGCAAAAGTCTAGCATCTTCTTCATTGGCCAACTCCACAACAGCTTTCCACAACCTCACTGAATCGGGGATATGCTCTAGACCTTTCCTCAACACACGGCTCTTGTTTGCCGTATCATCCTCCAACTTTGAAGCCTGCATCCACAACTTGACTGAATTAGGATTTGCTTTAACACCTTGAGCAATCACTGACTTAGCCTCAAGGGGGCTCGCCAAACGGCACGCCTCCAACCAGACATCCTCATTCTTAGGACACTCCTCACAACCTTTCTTTATCAACTGTTTTGCTACCTGCATCTTCCCTGCAACCTCCTCCAATCTAGCAGCTGCTATCCAACCAGGAGGATGCTTTGGATTCGTCTGAGTAACCGACTTAAGCAACAATCGAGCCTTCTTTATATCGGAAATCTCAGCATCGCTAGTAATCTTCATACTCTTCAAATCAGTCAAGTACCCCTTAGGATCCACAACAGTTTGCCCAGTAacagagtccaaaatcctatcCAACCTCACTGACAACACAGTTCCTCTCCCTTCACCCACCGCAGTCAAATCTGCAACTGGCGTCTGTGAAGAGGGTGTCTCCATGCCACCAACTATCCTGCTCCTCGGATCCAATGCAGTTACATGCTCTTTCTCCTGCCTAGCCTTCTCCAAAAGGGTATCAGGAACAGGCACAAAACTCTCAAACCTCTTCTTCTTGTTTCGCAACGAATAATCCCCTATTTCAGGTATACCGTCCCACTCATCACTTGACAATGTATACAATTTCCTCTTTAAATCAGCAAACTGTTCAGTAATTTTCGGATTCGAAGCCCGATACTTTTCAATTTCTTGCTTTAACCTGGCTTCTCTCCTATCTTTCCTCCTAGAATCCATCCTCTGATCAATAGATTCCCAAATAGCATCAGCTTCTTTATCATCTTCATCATATTCAGCAGATGCAAACAACCCCACATCATTACCTTCAAATTCATCGAATTTCTGGTTCTCATCATACCCCTTTTCCTCAGCATCatcctcttcatcttcctccCCTGCACCCTTTCCACGGCCACGTCCAACTCCAGCTGCCGGTGCACCGCCAACCGCTGAACGATCAGGGAGGTCAGGGGCAGCACGGGCCGGTCCAATATCAGAACGGGTCGTGAAACCCGTGGCACCACGACCTAACCCAGCAACATAATTCGGGGGCGGTCTAGTGTGAAGGAATTCGAGTCGGGCTTTCGGTGCCCCGGGAGCTTGCATACCTCCGAGAACAGGAACGTGCAGAGTTAGAGTCGAATTAGGGGAAATCCCTAGATCGGATAAGGGAGCttgaaataattttatcttgaacttttaaagtgaaaaaataataatttaaactgctatttttaaaaattacgaTAAATAATTTGTGATGGAGGGAGTATTAATTTGTTTTCCTAGTTACCATATCATATTAAGTCAATTCCGGGTTGGATTATGAGTCTGTAATGacaataacatattcagtgTAATCTTATAAATGAGATCTGGAAAATAATTAcgtatttaaataaaaatggtAAAGAAAAAGAATGGTGAGGTATTTGATAAAACAAGGATTTACTACTTAAGGTTGTTTTTTGGCGAGATTAATGAAGAAATGAAATAAGAGAAGTTTTTGCTCATTGTCATTACTACGAAGTTTATAATTAGGTAAGAATAGTCTAACGTTGCTTCTATAGGTAGCAACAAATCCTACAAGGCAAAATTCCTCAATTAAAGTGATTTCTTAGGGATTTTGTTAAACCCCTTTTAAgggatttattatttttgaaatcaaGTTGGTAAGAATGTTGAAAAATAAATGGACCATTATTCTGCTGAAATTTCTCTATTGGTTCCAAAAAGAAAATGCAAGATATAATAAATAATCAATTCTTTTTGGGTTGGAGTATACAGAACAAATCAATGTGGTAAGTAGGGCTGCTTAGCCTAATTATTTCAGATTAATACAAGTGCTAAGTAGCCCAAAAGATTGGTCACACGGCTGATGTGTATTACTCAAAGTCACACAATCACTTTGAAGCAAAAATCAATTTTGTGTCGAATCATCACCCAGATGCAAATTCCTGAATCCTTGAACTGGAGCAATACATCATGTAATAACAGATTCGGACAACCTTGAAGAATATACTAGCAATGAGGAAGTGTCCATGGATGACGGTAAAATTATTCCCATTACTCATACCGATTTAACTCAAATGAAGGCTTCTAATGCTAATTTCATGCTTTCTGGCACTCTTTGTGCTCCTTCTATAAAAAAGAACCTCATTTCAGTTGTCAAGTTTTGCAATGACAATCTAACCTCTATTGAAGTTTTTCCGTACTCTTTTCTTGTGAAGGATCTCAAAACTTGAAGACTGCTGGTACAAAGACGGAACAAAAATAGACTTTATGAGTGACAACACATGGTCATAATCCTCCCTCCGTCAATTTCACCTCCATCAAAGTCTCTCGACAATTGTAGCATTGTCGCTTAGGTCATTCTTATTTGAAAATTCTAGATTTCATCCTGAATAACATCAAAGaaaagtttgagttttgtaaTTCTTTTTCATCCAATAAAGCTCATCGTTTGCCATTTCAACGACTCGCTTTAAATAGTAATGCTCCGTTGCAAACTTTATTCAGTGATTTATGGGTTCCATCTCCCGTTTTATCCATCGACATGATGTTGTATTACTGCATCTTTGTTGATCATTACACCAAATATATTTGGTTGTATAcaacaaaaaattaaagtaaGGTTGcctctatttttgaaaaatttcatCCATTggtggaaaaatattttaaacacaaaattgtCTCTGTTTATACATATGGCGGGAGTGAATACATGGGTCTTAAACCCTACCTACAACAAAATGGTATTGAGCATTCAATTTCACCACCTTACACATCCGAACGAGTTGCCATATCTGAACGATGACATCGTCACATTATTGAAACAGCCAGAACTAATGAAGCCTCTCTAGCACCTGAATTGTGGTCATTGGCTTGTCACTATGTTGTTTATCTAATAAATAGACTTACTACTTCTGGCCTAAGTAATGAGCCCCCTTATCATAAATTATTCGAAGAACCACCAGAATACTTTTCGTTAAAAAATTTTGGTTCCCTTTTATCCATGGCTCAAACcatatactcaaaataaatttcaacCAAGATCCACGCCTTGCGTATATTTAGGAGTTTTGATTGTTCACCATGCACATCTATGTTTCGATCCTAATTATCAACATAATAAGGATTTTCAACAtccaaaacaaagaaaaataatttgggGAGAAAGAATGAAGTAAccattgattgattgataagtATAATATACACATATTCTATACAACATAAGGATTGAGGACTCCCTAAGCTAAATTCTTTAAGCCTCCCAATCAGAAAGCAAAATTCTGGGAAGGAAAATCTCAACCACTTAGTACCAGCTGAACAAGCTGTTCAATAATTCAGTATTCCCTCATCAAACTTTTGAGGCAGCTAAACAAGATTCTCAACTTGATTATCATTCCTCGCGTTCAATTCTAGATGTTTTACATTGAATAACGACCATCAGTCTTGTCTTTAGTTGGTCGTTCATCTTGGATTTCCTCCAATTCCTCATCATCCCCTTTTCTACCAGCTTGTTCCTTCCAATATGACACTAGCTTCTTTAAACGAGCAACTTCCTTAGAGGAAACATTTTTGCTGGGATCATTTACAATAGAACGGACTCTTGATGCATACCTGTGAAGCATGGAAACCAAATTTCCAGATAGTTAAACGATCAATTTGAGGAAAATTATTTGCTCATTTATCTACGAATAACACGAACAAGAAATGAAACAATAAAGAACATATACGCACAAATAAGAACATACGTCAAGGAATTGTGAGTCTCATCTAAGTTTGATTCTGCTGGAGAGATGTTTACAGGGTTTTAGCATTTCCACCTAATGAGTCGCTCATCAACATGGTTAGCTTGTGATTTCGATAAGGAATGTGTTGATTTCCGGAAGATAATGCACTTATAACATCACCAAGTGCTGACAGGGACTTGTTGATGCTTTGAGCCTCTTTTAATTGATTGCCAGCTGAACCAGACTTTTTAATTCTTTCTGAGCCAGCAAGATCCACAAAACTCAGCTGCAGACACATAGAAAAGAATAAAGTAGAAGCTAAAGAtacaaagaaaaaattgagcTACTCCATCAAACTATCAGGATGCAAAAAAGTTTCCTATTCAAACGAAGGCAAAGCGAGTGACCAATATTACAACCTTCTGTCTACATGCACTTTCAAATCCCCTAGGATGTGCATCATATAAGTCGCAAGAGTTCAAATTGTCACAAGAAGCAAAAGAGAGTGATGCACCTACCTTCCCTCTGGCAATTGCCTGAGTTTGAAGATTGGTACTCTCAATAATAACTGAAACAATAAGATGAGATCTTGAACTCTGCTCATTCATCAAGGTTCCAGTCGTATGACGCTGTTCAGATCCTCTTTGGATTATTGTCTTAAGCTCCTCGTACGTTGAAATAGAAACCACTGTCACATTCTCTACAGAAACCATGCCCTGTTTGTGCCAAATTTTGCTAATTGTTACAgccaaaataaaaagataaacaTACGCTTATTCAAGCTTAGTAAAATGAAAAGAGGACTGCAaaggaattattgacttaaGAAATATTGATAATTTGAGAAGCTCTAAATAACAATAACCTTTGAATCTTTTTTTATATCCAATTTCAAGCGCTTTGCATGCTTTGGCAATAAAAGATCCACCAACGTATCCTGATACAACTCTACCATGTACGCCTGAACAAGTTCATAAACAATTATGAGATTACTATGAGCCTTCCAGGAAGTCCATCTATTCAGGAACTCTATAACTTAAAAGCACCGAATAAGGAGAGAAATCATACGAAAAGAAAACAAGTTGAAAacattctaaaaaaaataaattgaactcATTCTCACAAGGTGAAAACATTCAAATACTAATAGTCTTAACAATTTTTGTAATTTCATGTTTCATCGAAGAAGTGGAAATTTAGAAAGTTGAAGCATAGCATAATTAatgtacttttttttataaggtAAGATAATTTGAAGCATAATTAATGTACTACCTAAACTAATTAAAACCGGAATAAAAACCTATCATAATCTTTTAAAGAATCAGAGGAGTTTACCTTTAAAGAGAAAGAGAACTTATTACTGTCTCGTTTCATAATTCTAAAGAGTTCGGACATAGCTCTTGGTGTCAGTCCTGGATTAGTATCGGCTCCATAGATTGTGAATGTCTTGCCAGATCCAGTTTGTCCATATGCAAATATGCAAACGTTATATCCATCTACAGCTGATTGCACCAAATACTGCACCAACAACGTATCAAACTGAGAAGCTGTCAGGCAATATGCACAGATTAGATCTAAAAGAGATCAATTGACTTCTTGCTCGCCTTAGTATCTTCGAACACATCATCTTGGGTAGCATTTCCATCAAAGACACGATCATACATGTGCTGTTTTGCCTTATCATCTTTCCATAAATGTTCAACAGTAAACTCATCGACACTTCTGATGGCATTTCTTTCCTTCGCTATAATTTCCTTTTCACAAAGTGGTCTTAATCTACAGTAGACTCTGATCTTGCCTTTCATATCTGAGGATGAGTAAGGTCCATAACATTACACTTCAAATAGAAAtagcaaataattttttttaagaaaaaatgtcAAGAGGCACAAAATAAAGTAAGGCCGGTAATTTTTACCTTCTATTATGTTGAAGTATTTTTTCCTCAGAACTTGTTCCTCTCGGTAAAGTGCTTCCATTTCTGCCAATTGAGCCCCTTGCATTTTCAAGATGGCAGCAGTTTGTGCATTTTTTCGATCAATGTCCTGTTAAGTAATTGTcatattaaaaatgaaaatatgatGTTTGACATACCATAATAAATAGGGCATATATTATGACACAAATATCTAGTATAAACTCTGCCCGTGTGAGCTTGCTAACATTGCTGGTTCCAAACACATCTAAAGGCAGAGGGTCTTGTAAGTGTACTGCCAGCTTAAAAATAGTTACTGAATCATGAATCCTTACAATACAGAACCAATGGGTATTGAGGATCATATAACCGATAGCAACTAGTTGTAAATATCAGTACAAGATGTTCACCTCTTTCATTTCTCTCAGCTCCTCAAGCTCCTTCAAATTATTCTGTAACATTTCTAGCTCCTTGTCTTTAGCTTCAACACCTGACTGTGCACCAATCAAGTCATGTTTGGCCTCTTCTAGTTTCCTTTGAAGTTCAGAGACTTGGAGCCTCAGCCCCTTACATTctctttcaaattctttctgGAGATTTTCCATCTGTACTTCAAAAAATCAGTGCAgtcaaataaaaatatcaatacAAATACAGAATGCATGCTAAACACAAAGACATTAAGGCAGCATACCTCATTTGATTTCTTCTTCTCTAGTCCTATGACTTTTTCCTCAAGTGATGCTTTTTCACTCAAAAGCCTCCTCTTTGTTTCTTCTGCAGTACGCAAATCCATAGTACGAGCTTTCAACTCTTCTTGGATCTTCTGTAAGACGTGCAAGTGAAAGCCACATAAGTTTGTTTTTTGTAGGTTTATTAAGCTAACCAACTAATTTCGACAAAAATTTAAGGCCAAACACAAATTTGTAGCTACCTGGTTATTTGCTTCAACCAACTCTTTCgtaatatttttctccaaacCTTGAGAACTTAACTTTGAAAGCCGCATTTCCAAGTTTCGCTTCTCCGTTAGGGCAGCCTGTAAGGAATGGACTAATAAAATGAGATGATTGTTGCCTcaataaatcaaattcaagGACATTTAACAAACACCTGAAGCTCTGCATCTTTATCATCGCATAAAGATCTGAATTTATCACAATCATAAGCAGCCGCTGCTAAATTTTGCTTCTCGGAACTCAAGTTATCTTTTAAGTTGTCCAATTCTTCTTGCATCTCTGATTCTTGTTTTTGCCTTTCATGTAAATCTTCCAGCAACTGCTTATCATTACAAAGACCATGAGCTCAAAGCAAATGTGTGCCTAAAATTACATCTCATTGTATTTGACTATTGTAATTGAAGAGATGGATGAATGCATAATGGGTAGAGCAAATGGGTGACGTGTACATTTCACCATAGAGACATCTGATAGAAGGAGATGAGAAATCTATTCTACTATGGCGAGTCAACTTATGTTAACATAAAAGAACAGACCCTGTTTTCATATTACCAGCAGCATATACCTTATacattatgtatttcaattctAACTTCGCAAAAAGCAAAAAAGTTTCTTCTACAACAACAAATACCACTCACATCATTCACTTTCTTCTGAGATTCTTCAAGGGCTCTAGACAAATCCTGAATGCGTCTTTCATTAATATCAGTGTTTGCAGTTTTGAGATTATTTGGAACATCTCCGTTAACAGAACCGTTAGCAGAAGAGCGGGCTTTAGAGTAGCGGCGTAACATCACATCATTAATATGTGTTTGCAGAGCAGCACAAATTTCTTCTCCCTACATAGAATGGAGATGTCAAGCTATGCAAAATGGTGAGTCAGATTCAATGACAATCTAAGAACACATAACATAAGCATGTTCCTTGGTAATAGAAACACTTGGAACCTGTTTCGTTTCAAACTGAAATATGTGCAAGACACCAGCAACTCTCATCTTAAAGAACACAGCAGTGTTGCTGCTACCAAATTGCATTATGTCCCTAAGCTCAGCTGAATGCAAATATTCCTTTGGAACTGGACGGAAAAAATGAACCTGTGGAGAAAAAGAAATCATGCCTAAAGTAAATACACATTGCACTTCTAAAATAGTTAAGCAACACCATACATTATATCATACCCCACGCTTATTAATGTCCAAAATGATTTTCCCAGGCAAAAGTCCAATAGGATCATCAATCTTTCGAACAGCAAAGAAAACTGAATTCCCATAAGGAAGGGTCCTCAGGATCCGCAAAAATTGTTGTTTGGCATCATCTTTTGTCAGATTTTCctaaagaaattaaaagaatGAACCTTATGTTGGTAGCATTTCACAAACACAGGCAATTCATGGCTAAACTATAATCCAAGTAATTTAAACATAAATCATGGGATAGCTGGTTAGcagattttcaaataaatgaaGGGAAAACTAGccagaatgaaaagaaaaaagaaacagaTAGAACAAAGTGAACGGTTGAAAAGTAACTCAGGGACAACAGTCGAGAACTGCTGGTAGTTCTCTTTTCCTGCTCACAAAAATGGCTTCGAGAAATGCAGGAAACATAAATAATCTAATATTGATTGGAGAACACTTGTGTGGTGATGACACGAGCTTAAATGGAATAGCAAGGATCCATCAAGCTGACCACGATTGTTGGGGACTGAGgcgtagttgttgttgttgtattgatTAGAGAACACCTTTTAGTATGAATGAAAACACATATAGTTAAGCATAAAAAACATCATTAAGGAAAAAGTCGATAAAAGAGCTTCTATTCAATTTCTTATAACATTATTCATTGACCAAGAAGACCCAGATAAAGCTCTTACCATCACTTTGTAACGAGAAAGGATATCCAATTCCCATTCCCTCTTTGCCCGTGTCATTGCAATTTGTCTGGGTAGAAATCGCTCCAGCAGTGATGTCCAGTCAActagaataaaaaaaacaatttagaATATAGAAAAGGCATAAACACTATAACATGTTCAAgctttgaaaggaaaagtactAGTAAGAAGGAATAAGAAACTGGATACAAGTCAAATTTGGGAGAAAAGCATGAGGCATAATCTAAAAGGAACAAAAGTTAAAAAAGGAACTACTGACGTGCAAGATTCAGGGCCATCCACATATCCAATGTCAACCAGAATCTGCAAAGCAGACATCTGTGCAGCATCTTCCTTGCCAACAGGATAATTGCCCATTATGTAATCATGTTGCAACTGTGAACACAACAAATATTATCAAGAAGTAGAATCAACTTAAATTTGAAGGTATACCAATGACTTAAACATTTAGCATAGCTCAATTAACTAAAGCAAACTAACGTACTTGAACCTACGATAGTTGCACGAACATTGGCTCTGTAACAGCTTCATCTAACTCTCGAAACAactttttcttgaaaatcaaCTTACAATGCAAAATCTCCCCTTTACTTCTATCTTTCGATGCCTTAAAGTCCGCCAGAAGATCTCCAATATACTTATTTTCATCCAAACCAATATACTCCTCTGCAGAAAATATACATGTTTAAAATGCAGAATATTCGACCTTAAAAGAATTTATAATGTGGAAAGGAAATAGTACCATTCCCAAGGTCTGGAGATTTAGAACCAGTAACAACCTTACGGCACTCGAACAAACTGAAGCTAGCATGAGCAGACAATTTGATTATCCCTGCAACCTCCTGAAAGAGAAGGTATGtcaaacaaaaattataaaGGGAAtacgtcatatcatcatatccaatgttaaaaatatttgtttccCCAAGAAACTAAGAATGCTTAAAGAGGACTTTCTTAAATAAAGACTGTCAAATTAAAAAGGTGACAATAAACCATGTCAAATGATCTcaaagacctttctgaaattcGAGTTACAGAGACTAAGCTGTCTATGACTATACGTCTATACACAAGTCACAACTATAAAATTCTGGAGTCTTAAGAAAAATGAGTCtaagaaagagaagagaaaaagaagtaaCAGACAAATGCAAAAAAATTAAGGTTCCAGAATAAGAGGCTGTCCATTTGACTGATCAGAAGTCAATTACTACCTAAACACTAAGCCAAGTAAATAAAAGATTCAGAACAGCCATGAGATGTATGTTGGAAGGAAGCAAATATTGATAAAGAAACATATACGGAATAGAACaaagaagaaaggaagagataaaagAGTGAAACTGCCAATGCAAATTTTAGTGTTAAAGAACATGTCCCACATGGGTTGTGTAAGTGGAAAAATGGTTTATAATGGCCTAGGCTACTCCAATATTGCCTTAAGGTGTTGGGTTGTGTAAGTCAAGACTGTTtaagctataggaaatgaaggCTCGCTATTACATCTTAAACTATATATCATCTATCAATTAGGTTTATTCAAGGATaactatttttatgaaaattattttactaGGATGTTTCATTCAAGAATACATTTGGAGATGCAGCATTATCTTACTCC
This Solanum dulcamara chromosome 8, daSolDulc1.2, whole genome shotgun sequence DNA region includes the following protein-coding sequences:
- the LOC129900769 gene encoding protein STABILIZED1-like, giving the protein MQAPGAPKARLEFLHTRPPPNYVAGLGRGATGFTTRSDIGPARAAPDLPDRSAVGGAPAAGVGRGRGKGAGEEDEEDDAEEKGYDENQKFDEFEGNDVGLFASAEYDEDDKEADAIWESIDQRMDSRRKDRREARLKQEIEKYRASNPKITEQFADLKRKLYTLSSDEWDGIPEIGDYSLRNKKKRFESFVPVPDTLLEKARQEKEHVTALDPRSRIVGGMETPSSQTPVADLTAVGEGRGTVLSVRLDRILDSVTGQTVVDPKGYLTDLKSMKITSDAEISDIKKARLLLKSVTQTNPKHPPGWIAAARLEEVAGKMQVAKQLIKKGCEECPKNEDVWLEACRLASPLEAKSVIAQGVKANPNSVKLWMQASKLEDDTANKSRVLRKGLEHIPDSVRLWKAVVELANEEDARLLLQRAVECCPLHVELWLALAKLETYENAKKVLNKAREKLPKEPAIWITAARLEEADGNTASVGKIIERAIRALQREGLEIDREAWMKEAEGCERAGSLGTCQAIINNTVGVGVEEEDRKRTWVADAEECKKRGSIETAKYIYAHALTVFRTKKSIWLKAAQLEKSHGTRESLDALLRKAVTYIPKAEVLWLMGAKEKWLAGDVPAARAILEEAFAAIPDSEEIWLAAFKLEFENRETERARKLLAKARERGGLERVWMKSVIVERELGNVDEERRLLDEALRRFPSFFKLWLMLGQLEERLGNSNKAKDAFESGIKNCPNCIPLWLSLASLEEKMNGLSKARAVLTMARKRNPQNPELWLAAVRAEARHGYKREADVLMAKALQECPNSGILWAASIEMAPRPQRKTKSSDALKKCDHDPHVIAAVAKLFWQERKVDKARNWFNRAVTLAPDIGDFWALHFKFEQQHGAEEQRSDVLKRCVAAEPKHGEKWQATAKAVENSHEPTESILKKVVATLKKEETLAENNHN